A part of Solicola gregarius genomic DNA contains:
- a CDS encoding LysM peptidoglycan-binding domain-containing protein — protein MRYNPRHRAETTRRSPRIAAATVGAAAAVAVPVVGGMSPASAADDSTWDRLAQCESGGDWSINTGNGYYGGVQFSSSTWSAFGGGQYAERADLATRAQQIAIAEKVLDGQGWGAWPACSASLGLTDADAAGTPGAPTSGDQSEPSRDADRAPVDSSSGSYTVESGDTLSKIAQAEGVDGGWRALYDANRDSVSDPTLIYVGDQLQLP, from the coding sequence ATGCGTTACAACCCTCGTCATCGTGCCGAGACGACTCGTCGCTCGCCGCGCATCGCTGCCGCAACGGTCGGGGCCGCGGCCGCGGTCGCAGTCCCGGTGGTCGGTGGCATGTCGCCCGCGTCGGCGGCCGACGACAGCACCTGGGACCGGCTCGCGCAGTGCGAGTCCGGCGGTGACTGGTCGATCAACACCGGAAACGGCTACTACGGCGGCGTGCAGTTCTCCAGCAGCACCTGGTCGGCCTTCGGCGGCGGCCAGTACGCCGAGCGGGCGGACCTCGCGACGCGCGCGCAGCAGATCGCGATCGCCGAGAAGGTGCTCGACGGTCAAGGCTGGGGAGCGTGGCCGGCGTGCTCGGCCTCACTCGGCCTCACCGACGCCGACGCCGCCGGTACGCCCGGCGCCCCGACCTCGGGTGACCAGTCCGAGCCGTCGAGGGACGCCGACCGCGCGCCCGTCGACTCGTCGAGCGGCTCGTACACCGTGGAGTCGGGCGACACCCTCAGCAAGATCGCGCAGGCCGAGGGCGTCGACGGCGGCTGGCGTGCGTTGTACGACGCCAACCGCGACTCCGTCAGCGATCCCACGCTGATCTACGTGGGTGACCAGCTGCAGCTCCCGTAG